The genomic interval GGCCCCGCCAGCGCGGCGGCGGGCGGTTGCGGCTCCTGGTGGATCGAGGGCGAGGAGGCGACCAACGGGAGCGTCCGAGGGCTCGGGTGGTGCTGTGCGGCGGCGGTGCGGTTCGGGTACCGTGCCTGGCGGATGAAGGGCGAGGCCCGCTCCGCGGGCCGAGGGCTTCTGCGGTGCTGTGCGGAGGCGGTGCGGAAGAGCGCCAGCAGTCCTACCGTGAACGAGCGCCCGCAGGGCGCGAGTGAGCGGATGTTTTTAGTCCAGGTTTTTGGAAGGGGTTCGAGGGAGTGAGCGAAGCGAGCGACCGAGGACCCCTTGTAAAAAAAGTGGGTGACTAGACGCCGCGACCCTGGAGCTTCTCCTCCTCGGCGAGGTCGGCGTTCGCGTCGCCCTTCATTCCCGAACCGGCGTTCGTGGCGATCCCCGCGAGCGTCTCGGGGTCGTCCCACGAGTTGGTGGCCTCGACGATCGCCTCGCCCATCGCGGCGGGGTTCTCCGCGCCGAAGATGCCCGAGCCGACGAAGATGCCGTCACAGCCGTGGTGCATCATCAGCGCGGCGTCGGCGGGCGTGGCGATCCCGCCGGCGGCGAAGTTCACGACGGGCAGCCGGCCGGCCTCGGCGGTCTCGTGAACGAGGTCGGCGGGAGCCTCGATCTCGCGGGCGTAGGCCTCGCGCTCCTCGTGGTTCATGCCTTCGAGCTTGCGGATCGCGCCCTTGATCGCGCGCTGGTGGTAGACTGCCTGATTGACGTCGCCGGTGCCGGCCTCGCCCTTGGTCCGGATCATCGCCGCGCCCTCGCCGATTCGCCTGAGTGCCTCGCCGAGGTCGCGCGCGCCGCAGACGAACGGCGCGGTGAACTCGCGCTTGTCGATGTGGTACTCGTCGTCGGCGGGCGTCAGCACTTCGGACTCGTCGATCATGTCTACTCCTGTGGCTTCGAGGATCTGGGCCTCCTTGGTGTGGCCGATCCGCGATTTGCCCATCACCGGGAGCGACACCTCCTCGATGATCTCGGTCACGTCGGCGGGGTCGGCCATCCGTGCGACGCCGCCGCGCTTTCTGATGTCGGCGGGGACGGCTTCAAGCGACATCACCGCGACCGCGCCGGCGTCCTCCGCGATCCGCGCCTGCTCCGCGTTCACGACGTCCATGATGACCCCGCCCTGCTGCATCCGGGCGAACCCGCGCTTCACGAGGTCGGTACCGCGCTTCAGTTCCTCCAAGTCGGTCTCGTCGGCCATGACCGGAGTTGCCGCCCGACGCACTTAACCCTCCTCTTCGGCCACAGATCGTTCGGCTGCCGAAGGCAGAAGGACCAAACGTCGCCCGCGCG from Halococcus agarilyticus carries:
- the pdxS gene encoding pyridoxal 5'-phosphate synthase lyase subunit PdxS encodes the protein MADETDLEELKRGTDLVKRGFARMQQGGVIMDVVNAEQARIAEDAGAVAVMSLEAVPADIRKRGGVARMADPADVTEIIEEVSLPVMGKSRIGHTKEAQILEATGVDMIDESEVLTPADDEYHIDKREFTAPFVCGARDLGEALRRIGEGAAMIRTKGEAGTGDVNQAVYHQRAIKGAIRKLEGMNHEEREAYAREIEAPADLVHETAEAGRLPVVNFAAGGIATPADAALMMHHGCDGIFVGSGIFGAENPAAMGEAIVEATNSWDDPETLAGIATNAGSGMKGDANADLAEEEKLQGRGV